The region CAGCTAGCACGAGTCCAGTTTAAAGATGGATATAACAACAGGAACaagttgaaaaagaaaacattttaattgtaaTGTGATGCACAAATTGatattaaattaaacatttatttaacatgtgTCCTGTTTTAGAAACTAATATGACGCGCATCCAATCATATAGATTAAATATAgaacattaaattatttaaatgttaCTGACACAGAATCCAGATCCAAATATCACAAAGTATTATCGATGAATCGGTTCAGCAGAGTGAGTGCAGCAACCGGTTGATCCGTAGGAACCATGTGACCAGCGTTCAAAATTAGAACGTCGTAGAAATTATTGGCTTTTTTAACATATCTGGAAGAATTTCGATGCATTACAGAGAGCGTTGAATAACGGCACGGGCACGATTGGTGCAAATGAGTCGGAAAAATCAGAAATCAATGCTTTTGCGACcttaaaagttttcttttccgTAAAAGCTTCAGAAGCTATATTTCGAAATCACATGTAATCGTAGACAGTCCGACTTCAATTGAATCCTTGCCACTATCTTTAAgaaaagtttcttgattttctcgattttccatgaatttgtcaatttttgtgaattgttCGAATTCAAGAAGAATTCCAGAAAACCATTCTGGATTTCTGGATTTACccaaattttccttaaattttctcgcattttttcgaattattcttgattttttaaaatttctgggattttctttttttctcgaaaactttgaaaacaaAGTAAAAGCAATCACACTGGCTTTAAGAAAACTTACTTTACCCTCACATAAACATTAAACTCCCATCTCATTCAGCGTCTGTAATATAATTATTCTTACCCATGCAATGTGTCGTTAACATAAAATGGATTACGACAAGCTGACCTATAAGCATCAATTCCATTCCACTTCATCCGACTATAAGCTTCTTCAGATAAAGGATACGCAACAATTACATCCATATTTCCGCTAATAGAGTATGGTTTATTAGGGAAAAATTCCTTAGGATCGCTGAAGTCAACCAATTTACCTGTAATACATGATTCTCAGACCTTCgttcaataatttttcagtCCAATGCATGGCAGTAGTCATAAAATCCGGTGTCAAATTATAGTAAACCGTAGTGGACGAAGCAAATTCCTGGTCCCCCACATGTACTGCTTTTCGAATCTATAACAAATTGGAATAGAGCTTGCGTTGCTTTTATATAAATTAAGTTTTACATGAGGTTGATTCATAAACAAAGCGAACGGATCAAATTCCAAAGCATTTGGCTCAAGAATGTTGTAAACGTTTGAATAATTGCTGGCTTGGACGAACGCGTACAGCTGAGCATCCCAATACTGAAAGGGAATCCTTGTTAGTCGTACAATTAAGGTAGATTATGATAGGCAATATAATACGAATAGATCGCAGTTCGTTTACAGTTTCAAAAAGTGGATCAATGTTAACCGTACAGAAACGGttcatcatctgttatcgatagcagCGACAAAAATATGCAATGATCTACACGATTAATGTAGTGTTATATAAGTTTTAGAAGTGAAGTACAAGAAATTGTGCGTTTGCATTAAGCCTTATTCTAATAAGCGAAGAAAGAGACTTATTGATTCCACCTGGCCAAAAAATAAAGATTCTGTCCACTAAAATTCCAGAGCACAGAGTGTTCACATTCTGTTTACAAAGGAAATTCAGGTGTACAGAGTGTTCACATTCTGTACACGGAAAAAGTCAGGCGTACAGAGTGTTCACATTCTGTGTACACAACTCAAAATGTGCACAGAAACCAAGAACATGTGAACAAATGATACACAGTTCGAGTACAGATGGGAACTATTTTGAGCACGAACTgtgaatttttcacattttgttaatattttgtgaacaGAAGTCGattctaatttatcgttttacCCGAAGGGATACAACAAAACGTTTGCCATTTTTAAAAAGTTGGAAGATATTTCTATGAATCAGCATAAGCCtttttaaggaaaatattCCTTTATCGATTTTTACAACTACTTCTTTCAAGTATCAGCATCACCGCATTGCCTATCTGAATCTACATGAAAAAATGCTCGAGTGGTAGTGAATTAAAACCAACACGAATCGAAATTTCATAAGACCACTCTACTCCTTCTAAGAATATAGAATCTACGAATATTAGGTGGTTTTTCTTACAATCTTTCCGTATGCGTCATTTACATGCTCTTTTGCCAGAtactcgaatattttcatcTGTCTCCACCCGTGCTTATCGACCAATCCAGTTTGGTAGGCATAATCACCGTAATTCAGCATATTATAAGGATCGGATAGCGCATTGCCCAGAGCCAAACCCTATATAAAGTTGTGGTATAAATGGAATTATTATTTCAACAATGTTACCAATCGAACctgtaaattaatttggaaatcttcaattttatttctctcGTTTATTTCAAATCCTATAGCCGGAATATACTTTCCAGCAAACGATTCACCAGTTATGTAGAATGGATTCGATGCCAGCCATGGGAATAATTGGAAGAATTGACGTAATCCTAAATATAGGTGCTTTGCTACTTGGGTAATGTTCTGGCAATAGCCACTTGCATCAGTAAAACTGAAACCAGTTCCAACGGGATTATCGatgaatagaatgttgtatTTAGTGTGCCACGAGTACGGattttctaaattgaaattacaaAGTTGAGCATAGATGCTGGATGCAGCCAATGGACACTTACTTCTTATAGAAATTTTGTCTTCGTTTATGAAAAATGGTCCATTTTCTGTGAATAGGCCGAACAAAGAAGAACTTCCTGGCCCTCCCTGTAACCACTATACGAAGAATgaactttaattttgattgTACTTAACAAGTATGACAAATTAGGTTAGTTATACCAAAACAACTGGACGATTATCATCATTTTCCGGCGAATCGTGGTTTGTTGACTTAGTTTGAAATGTGTTACTATAATAATCATCATGATCATCATTATCTGAATCAtcatatttttgatcttcttCGTATAAATGTTCTGTGCCCTGGGCGGGAAAgtaccaaaaaaataaattcgattcaTGTTTCTCATCGACCGTTAGATAtcctttaattaaaaaaaaatcggtttcaCGATCAATTGAAATAGTGTTAGCGTAATTTTAACAAGATGTAAATCAGAAAAGAATTTATGTGagttttctcgaattttcgcGATCCACTCATCTTTGGCTTATTggtgaaacgaaaatattttatcttcgGGTCGTCCCCAcgcgtcaaaacaaaaatttggatccaCGGAAATAATGAACTAATAAATATCAAACACTTAGCAATAtatgaattaaatgaagtaccagattttgTCACAGTTTTCTGGACGacaagttttaattaaatgtacCAAAAAGTAAATCTAGATATTATATGCGTACCAGAGTAGCTTACAACTCCTAAGAAATACTTTTCATCCACTCTTGAAGCTCGTCTAGCTGAATAATCATCTCCACTCTCCAATAATCCAGTCAATAGCAATCGGTCACCGCTGTCACGTGAACGATccttttaaattcaataaacaacacaaaattgaGATCATTCTCCAAGTTTTATGGTCCTGTCAACTCACAACCATCCGCCACCATGGTAAATTTGATGTTAAAAACAGTTGACCTTGACTAAGGTAAATATTTACACTTAAAACAAGGATTTTCAACAGACACAACATTTTAATCGACGGTTGATTCAGAACTGATACAACTCCTCAAACTCGGTGTTCAGCTAATTGCgaacacaaatattttcttcggatTTCATATTGTGTTCGGTCGCAATTGGCTCAGTGGCTTTGTCTATAATAATAAATAGTTCTACGACCTCACCTCAACTAACATTCCAAGCAAAATGTGCATCAACAAGTGTATGTTCTTTTTGCACATGGTTTTTATCTCATTTCATGGTGACCAATTAGCTAACAGTTTATGACTGTTCGTGTTGTTAAGTCATATCttcgttgttttttgtttaacattAAATAACTCGATGAAACTCcagaaacattaaaaaaatcaggtTCTATCACCACTTTCGCcatatattttccattcattcattcccttgactgaaagtcatgggtcttacggatgataaacactctaaaatgtttgtcacacatcgttcactactatgattgaaaatacatggaatgtatgaccaaaaaccttaaatacagaaaatgtttgtcacactttgttgATTCTTTGAtgacacgataacttgagtaattttaaacggatttccaaaaactttttttaatcgacggggaattcaattcctcaggttaagttcgaagacgGGCTTTGAAGGACCGATGATCTCAAagatattcttaaaagaatttttggctCGTCGCTTGAtgccacgataacttgagtaatccTAAATAGATTtccaaaaaccttttttttaatcgacggggaattcaaTTCTTCACGTTAAGTTCAAAGATGGATCGTATAAATCGTATAATGGATCGGagatctctgagatattcccaaaagaatttttgggtCATCGCTTGATACCACGATAATTTGAGTATTTCTCAACGAACGAGTCACCTTAGAGCAggtcttagagatattcccaaaagaattttcgtatCGTTGGTCGCTTGATAGCACGATAGATTGAATAATCTTCAAaagatatcaaaaaaattttactcgcataagaatgaaatttgtgatggcTCTGTCTCCTTATCATACGAAGTAATTTTCGTCAATACTGAAATTACTAACGAAATTAACGTTAGTGGAAAATGATTGATCAATAATCTATGATTTGTTCTGAAGGACTTTTATGCGTGATTTCTTGCTGTCTATGTTAAAATCAACGAGTGtaaactttgcggccagagcggagcgagggccgtaatcacacgagttgcatACCTTAACCTTATTCATGAGCAAATCGGGTCAGTTCAGTagatttatttgctaaaaagGTCTTTTAAtctacaaaatttcaacaggTGTGAGCTTTGCGGCCGTATTCGaacgagtttaatttttattcacgaggtaggcaagaaatacCCCCTCTTGAAAGCATCTTTCAGTAGACAGCCCAACCCTGAAGCTGAAGCatcttttgtttcttttgaaaatttattttcaatcaaataaaagtAGTGAAccatttatgacaaaataagacAAAGAGCTGCTTTAAGTCCGTGCGAATCTTTGTGatgcgaatttttgtgatgtcacaAAATATCTGTGAGGCCTcagcgaaaaataaaaaagattcgctgggattaaaattttttttcttaatgataatCTCTTTATTGTTAATCTTATTAATTAATTGctaatttatccttttacgaaatgtaacgtaaagcgTTTACGGTAAAGTATTTTTTACAATCcttgggaattcatccttttacgaaatgaaacttAGGTGGTTTGATCGATCCTacgaaatttattcttttaccAAATTT is a window of Bradysia coprophila strain Holo2 unplaced genomic scaffold, BU_Bcop_v1 contig_350, whole genome shotgun sequence DNA encoding:
- the LOC119079915 gene encoding venom serine carboxypeptidase-like isoform X2: MLCLLKILVLSVNIYLSQGQLFLTSNLPWWRMVDRSRDSGDRLLLTGLLESGDDYSARRASRVDEKYFLGVVSYSGYLTVDEKHESNLFFWYFPAQGTEHLYEEDQKYDDSDNDDHDDYYSNTFQTKSTNHDSPENDDNRPVVLWLQGGPGSSSLFGLFTENGPFFINEDKISIRKNPYSWHTKYNILFIDNPVGTGFSFTDASGYCQNITQVAKHLYLGLRQFFQLFPWLASNPFYITGESFAGKYIPAIGFEINERNKIEDFQINLQGLALGNALSDPYNMLNYGDYAYQTGLVDKHGWRQMKIFEYLAKEHVNDAYGKIYWDAQLYAFVQASNYSNVYNILEPNALEFDPFALFMNQPHIRKAVHVGDQEFASSTTVYYNLTPDFMTTAMHWTEKLLNEGLRIMYYSGNMDVIVAYPLSEEAYSRMKWNGIDAYRSACRNPFYVNDTLHGYVKKANNFYDVLILNAGHMVPTDQPVAALTLLNRFIDNTL
- the LOC119079915 gene encoding venom serine carboxypeptidase-like isoform X1, giving the protein MLCLLKILVLSVNIYLSQGQLFLTSNLPWWRMVKDRSRDSGDRLLLTGLLESGDDYSARRASRVDEKYFLGVVSYSGYLTVDEKHESNLFFWYFPAQGTEHLYEEDQKYDDSDNDDHDDYYSNTFQTKSTNHDSPENDDNRPVVLWLQGGPGSSSLFGLFTENGPFFINEDKISIRKNPYSWHTKYNILFIDNPVGTGFSFTDASGYCQNITQVAKHLYLGLRQFFQLFPWLASNPFYITGESFAGKYIPAIGFEINERNKIEDFQINLQGLALGNALSDPYNMLNYGDYAYQTGLVDKHGWRQMKIFEYLAKEHVNDAYGKIYWDAQLYAFVQASNYSNVYNILEPNALEFDPFALFMNQPHIRKAVHVGDQEFASSTTVYYNLTPDFMTTAMHWTEKLLNEGLRIMYYSGNMDVIVAYPLSEEAYSRMKWNGIDAYRSACRNPFYVNDTLHGYVKKANNFYDVLILNAGHMVPTDQPVAALTLLNRFIDNTL